ATAAGTGTACTAATATATACTGTGTTATTCATCACATTTCCTTTTTTGTTATCTTCGTTAAAAGCTTAATCGTTGAAAGAAAAGATTTATTTATCCCCACCAGATTTAAAAGGAAATGAACAGGCCTTATTAGAAGATGTTTTTAAAAGTAATTGGATTGCTCCTCAGGGACCCATGCTTGCTGCTTTTGAAGATAATTTAACTAATATCACAGGAAGTAATTATGGGGTTGCGTTAAGCTCTGCAACAGCGGCTATTCATTTAGGTTTACAGGTTTTAGGTGTTGCAAAAGGGGATAAAGTTTTGTGTGCTACATTTACTTTTGTGGCCTCGGTGAATCCTATAACTTATCTTGGAGCAATTCCTGTTTTGGTTGATGTTGAAAAAGATACATGGAATATTTGTCCTGTTTTGTTAGAAAAAGCAATTCTTAAAGAAATTGAACAGGGCACAAAACCTAAAGCGCTTGTTTTGGTTCATGGATATGGAATGCCAGCTAAAATTGATGAGGTTTTAGCAATTGCAAAAAAATACGATGTTTTGGTTTTAGAAGACGCAGCATCGGCTTTAGGTTCAAAGTATAAGCATCAATATTGTGGAGCTTTTGGAGATGTTGGTGTGTATTCTTTTAACGGAAATAAAATTATTACTACTTCTGGGGGTGGAATGTTGGTAACGGCTCAAAAAAAAATAGCAGATAAAACTTTGTATTTGGCTACACAAGCTAAGGAAATGAATACTGAATATTTATATCATCAAGTGGGATATAATTATAGGTTGAGTAATGTTTTGGCTGCTATTGGTTTAGGACAACTAGCATTGTTATCTGATTTTGTTCAAAAAAGAAGGGAAAACCATCAATTTTATAAAAAAGAACTTCAAGGTTTAGGACTTGAGTTTTTAGAAGATACTAGTCATACAAAAAGTAATTTTTGGCTAACAAATGTATTGTTTAATAGTTTTGAAATTAAAGAAAAAGTAAGGTTGGCTTTGTTTGACGAGAATATAGAATGTAGATCCTTGTGGAAACCTATGCATCAGCAAAAAATATATCAATCAGCTACTTTTTATGGTAACGGAAATAGTGATGATTTTCATCAAAGAGGATTGAGTTTACCTAGCGGATCTTCTATGTCGACACAAGATTTACAAAGAGTTTGTAGTGTGATAAAATCTTGTTTTTAAAACCATTTTTTCTTTCTAAAATAATATACAGAAACAAGTGTAATAATAATCATTGCACCTAGTAAAATAAAATAGCCGTTGTGATGTTTTAGTTCGGGAATGTACTCAAAATTCATCCCGTAAATTCCTGCTAAAAAAGTTAGGGGAATAAAGATTACAGAAAAAATAGTTAAAGTTTTCATCACTTCATTTAAACGATGTCCTTGTATACTAAATATTAGGTTGATTTTACTTTCCATTTCTTGCAAGTCAAAATCAATAGTGTTTAATATGTTGTGAATTTGAGTACTTAATTCACTATAAAACTTTTTGTTTATTTTTTGTTGCTCTACTTTTTCTAATTTGGTAATAATATCTCTTAAACTGGTTACCGCTTTTTTAAAGGTGATAATGGTGTTTTTTTCCTTTTCTATATTTTGTGTAAAATCTGGAGTAGGTTTTACATCGCTTCCTTGAATTAAAGTTTCCATAGAAGAGGAAATATTTTCATAGGCTTCTTCGTAATTGTCAATAATAGATTCTAAGATTAAGAATAGTAAATAATCTGTTTTTTTGTTTCTAACAATTCCTTTGTTTTCTCTAATTCGTTCTCTAATCCATTCAAAATAATCACCTTTTTGTTCTTGAATACTCCAAAGAATATGAGGAGTTAAAATAAAAAACATTTGTTCTGTTTGAAAGTTTATGGTCTCGGTTTTTAAGACCTTTATTGTTACAAACAAAACATTATCTAGTTCTAAAACCTTGTTAGGGTGTTTTTCTTCAGAAATTAATTTTAGTAAAAAATCATCTAGTAAACTTTGGGTGATGATTGATTTAAATTCATTTTTATGATGTGTACCATAGGTGTTTAGCCACTTGATTTTTTTAGAATCACTATTAAAATCTATTTGCTCAAGTGAAGTGATAGGATCACAAGAGTGAGTTTCTTTAGAGTATTCTATTAGTGAGGTGCTATTAAAAAAATCTTTTTTCATATCTGAAATTAAAATTATGACTCTTTGTTTTTAATGTGTACATCTAATTGGTTAAATGGTACCGAAATACCATTTTCTTTAAATGCTCTAGCTATATTTATTCTAATTTCGCTTTTAATTTTTTCAACACCAAATATATTTACAGTATAAAAAATTACTGTAAAGTCTAAAGACGAAGCTCCAAAGTTAGAAAATCTAACATCTACTTCATGTTTTCTGATGACTTCTGGATGAATTTCGGCACATTTTTTAAGCACTTTAATAACTAAATCTACATCACTACCATAGGCAACACCCACCTTTACGGTAAATAGGGTAGTAGGTCCATGATGACTCCAGTTAACTACTTTGTTTGTAGTAATTAAAGAGTTAGGAATAATAACAGAGATGTCATATCTGTTAATGGCTTTAGAGGTTCTAAGTCCAATACTTTGTATTTTAACCACATCGTTGTCAATTTCTAAAATGTCACCAACCTTAGTGGTTCCTTCAAAAAGTAAAATTAATCCAGAAATAAAATCGTTAAAAGTTTGTTGTAAACCTAAACCTATACCAACTAATAAAGCTGCAGAACCAGCTAATAAAAAAGTGATTTCAATTCCAAGTCCTTCTAGCATAAATACAATTCCTATTACCCAAAGAAAATAAGAGGATATTTGGGCTAAAGCATAAGCGTTGGAGTGATCTATACCTCCCACATCTTTACGTTTATGTATAATTTTAGAAACGATCCAAACCAAAAGTCTGGTAAAAACAAAAATGGCTAATACCAATAAAAGATTAAATATTTTGATGGAATTTTCTCCAACTTTAATAATCTCAATATTGATAAATTCATTCAATGCATCCATGTAAAATAATTTTACATAAAAGTAGCTAAAAGGCAATAAAAATAAAGGTTAAAATGGTTATTTATCCACCAATAGTAATCATACTTCGGTTGTCTAGGCGTAAATCATCCGAAGTAAATTGGTTTTGAGTATCCATACCACCACGCATTTTCTTTTTAGATTGAATGGCAACTTTAATAGGAGTTTCAATATTTTCACCAGCTCTTAAAGCTGTTAATAAATCTTCTTCTCCACCAGAAAATAAGCAGTTTTTTAATTTACCATTGGCCGTTAAACGGATTCGGTTACAACTATCGCAAAAAGGATTGGTTACCGTACTAATAATTGCAAAACTTCCTCTGGCATTTTTTAGTTGGTAATTTTTAGAAGTATCATTAGGAGCATCATTTATTCTTATAATATTGTCTGCTCCAAAATGATTTTTAGCTGTTTCTACAATGGTAGCCAAAGAAACAAGTTGGTCTAATTTCCATTCGTTTCCATTAAAAGGCATAAATTCAATAAAACGAAGGTTTAGATTATGATGTTTGGTAAATTCAATAAAATCATTGATTTCATCATCATTTACTCCTTTCATTAAAACGCAATTAAGTTTTACTTTAAAAAAATCATCATTAGCAAATAGCATGATGTTTTTGTAAACTCTATCAAAATTTTTGCGTCTAGTAATTTCGTTAAATTTACTAGGGTTTAAAGAATCAATACTGATGTTTATCTTTTGGATATTACATTCTTTAAAAAGAGTTACAAATTTATCTATGGTAATTCCATTTGTGGTAATAGAAAGCTCTACAGGAAGTGTTGCTAATTTTTTTAAAATAACAGCAACATCTTTTCTAACCAAGGGTTCTCCTCCTGTAATTCTTATTTTTGTTACCCCTAAATCCACAAACTTTTTAGCAATTTCAAAAACTTCATCATAATTCATAATATGATCTTTAGGAGACAATTGAATCCCTTCGGCAGGCATACAATAAGTACATCTTAAGTTACAACGCTCTGTAATAGAAATTCGTAAATAAGTATGTTCTCTTTTAAAAGAGTCAATTAATATGTGGTCTGTTTTTTTGATATGCTGTTGTTTTTAATTATTGTTATTGCTTCTCGAGTTCACTCGAAGGCTTATTTTTATTTATCTAAAAGTAGTTAAGAATGCATTGATTTCATTATTCAATAATTAATGCCTTTCTCCTTTTAGAACACCATAAATATGTAAAATAGCAGGGAAAATTGCTTCCATAGATTCTTCTGCTCCCTTAGTCGATCCTGGTAAAGCCAAAACTAAGGTATTATTAATAACTCCAGCTACACTGCGCGAAAGCATAGAATAAGGAGTTCTAGTTTGTCCGTAACTTCTAATAGCTTCTTCAATTCCTGGTATTTGTCTTTCAAACAAAGGAATCAAAGTTTCTGGAGTGACATCTCTTTTTGATAATCCTGTTCCTCCTGTGTAAATAATTAAATCAAAATCTTGTTGACTATTGGTGATGGCTTTATCTCTAATAATGTCTTTTTCATCAGGAATAATGGTATACTCTCCAATAGTAACTTCACATTCTTTTAATTTATTGATAATTGCTTTTCCTGCTTTATCTTCTTTTTTTCCTGCAGAAATAGTGTCAGAACAAACAATAACAGAGGCTTTTAAACCGGCTCCAGAATTTTTATGAAAAGTAGATTTCCCTCCTCTTTTTTCTAGCAACTTAATACTTCCTATTTCTACTTGTTTGTCAATAGGTTTAAGCATGTCATACATGTTTAATGCAACTACGCTTGCTCCATGCATAGCTTCAACTTCAACGCCAGTTTTGTAAATGGTTTTTACAGTCATTAAAATAGTAATTTCTAAACCATTTATTTGATACTCAACACCTGTAAATTCAATAGGTAGTGGATGGCAGTCTGGTAATAAATAAGGTGTTTGTTTAATACCTAACAATCCTGCAGCACGACTCATTTCAAAAACATCCCCTTTAGGAACAGTTTTGTTGTTAATAGCATCAATAGTTTCTTGCTTGCTAACTTTCACTATTGCTTGTGCAGTAGCAGTTCTTAGGGTTGGGCTT
Above is a genomic segment from Wenyingzhuangia fucanilytica containing:
- the moaCB gene encoding bifunctional molybdenum cofactor biosynthesis protein MoaC/MoaB — its product is MVDITHKSPTLRTATAQAIVKVSKQETIDAINNKTVPKGDVFEMSRAAGLLGIKQTPYLLPDCHPLPIEFTGVEYQINGLEITILMTVKTIYKTGVEVEAMHGASVVALNMYDMLKPIDKQVEIGSIKLLEKRGGKSTFHKNSGAGLKASVIVCSDTISAGKKEDKAGKAIINKLKECEVTIGEYTIIPDEKDIIRDKAITNSQQDFDLIIYTGGTGLSKRDVTPETLIPLFERQIPGIEEAIRSYGQTRTPYSMLSRSVAGVINNTLVLALPGSTKGAEESMEAIFPAILHIYGVLKGERH
- a CDS encoding mechanosensitive ion channel family protein, which encodes MDALNEFINIEIIKVGENSIKIFNLLLVLAIFVFTRLLVWIVSKIIHKRKDVGGIDHSNAYALAQISSYFLWVIGIVFMLEGLGIEITFLLAGSAALLVGIGLGLQQTFNDFISGLILLFEGTTKVGDILEIDNDVVKIQSIGLRTSKAINRYDISVIIPNSLITTNKVVNWSHHGPTTLFTVKVGVAYGSDVDLVIKVLKKCAEIHPEVIRKHEVDVRFSNFGASSLDFTVIFYTVNIFGVEKIKSEIRINIARAFKENGISVPFNQLDVHIKNKES
- a CDS encoding DegT/DnrJ/EryC1/StrS family aminotransferase, which gives rise to MKEKIYLSPPDLKGNEQALLEDVFKSNWIAPQGPMLAAFEDNLTNITGSNYGVALSSATAAIHLGLQVLGVAKGDKVLCATFTFVASVNPITYLGAIPVLVDVEKDTWNICPVLLEKAILKEIEQGTKPKALVLVHGYGMPAKIDEVLAIAKKYDVLVLEDAASALGSKYKHQYCGAFGDVGVYSFNGNKIITTSGGGMLVTAQKKIADKTLYLATQAKEMNTEYLYHQVGYNYRLSNVLAAIGLGQLALLSDFVQKRRENHQFYKKELQGLGLEFLEDTSHTKSNFWLTNVLFNSFEIKEKVRLALFDENIECRSLWKPMHQQKIYQSATFYGNGNSDDFHQRGLSLPSGSSMSTQDLQRVCSVIKSCF
- a CDS encoding magnesium and cobalt transport protein CorA, whose amino-acid sequence is MKKDFFNSTSLIEYSKETHSCDPITSLEQIDFNSDSKKIKWLNTYGTHHKNEFKSIITQSLLDDFLLKLISEEKHPNKVLELDNVLFVTIKVLKTETINFQTEQMFFILTPHILWSIQEQKGDYFEWIRERIRENKGIVRNKKTDYLLFLILESIIDNYEEAYENISSSMETLIQGSDVKPTPDFTQNIEKEKNTIITFKKAVTSLRDIITKLEKVEQQKINKKFYSELSTQIHNILNTIDFDLQEMESKINLIFSIQGHRLNEVMKTLTIFSVIFIPLTFLAGIYGMNFEYIPELKHHNGYFILLGAMIIITLVSVYYFRKKKWF
- the moaA gene encoding GTP 3',8-cyclase MoaA; the encoded protein is MKKTDHILIDSFKREHTYLRISITERCNLRCTYCMPAEGIQLSPKDHIMNYDEVFEIAKKFVDLGVTKIRITGGEPLVRKDVAVILKKLATLPVELSITTNGITIDKFVTLFKECNIQKINISIDSLNPSKFNEITRRKNFDRVYKNIMLFANDDFFKVKLNCVLMKGVNDDEINDFIEFTKHHNLNLRFIEFMPFNGNEWKLDQLVSLATIVETAKNHFGADNIIRINDAPNDTSKNYQLKNARGSFAIISTVTNPFCDSCNRIRLTANGKLKNCLFSGGEEDLLTALRAGENIETPIKVAIQSKKKMRGGMDTQNQFTSDDLRLDNRSMITIGG